The segment TAAATGTGTACAGCATTTGGAATATTATCCAGGATTTTACATGAAGGACTAAGAAATAGCCTGGTTAAATCGATTGCTTTGGttttttaatatttaaaaaaaaaaataattgaagGGATCAGTTATTGACACAATAAATACAGAATGTATAAGTAGAACTTTTGGTTAAAACATTCTTatgaatttttttaaattataattgCAAATATGTCACTCATCTTTTTTAATTGTGGAGGATCCTTCAAATGTACATCTTTCGACGCCATTTCGAGCTGAACCGTGATTGGTGGATTGAGGGGGGCGGTAACTATACATTCAGGAAGAGGTCCTTGGACTGTAAACTCTGCTGGTTGCACATTAGCTTGCTAGGTGAATCTGATGGAAAAATAACAGAGTTTGGTCGTTAAATCCTCGTTAACCATGTCTGCAAGAAACCCGGGCATGCCCCTTGGTAAGACTCACTTCTTTATTGTGGGAAATACATGTTTATCCTGAAACATTAGTCAAATCCAGTGAAATAGCTATCGATTGTGTTAGCATGTGCAGCTAGCTAGTATCAACTTTAGCTACTACCATAGAGGGTGTGTTTTATGTTTAGGACATTCTTGATAGTTTTGACTGTGACACTTAGGCCTAACAGGACGAGTTTGGTTTCAAACACATGCATGTAAGAAGTAACGTTACCGCTCTCGTGTATTACAGTCACTGCACATTTTGCCTGTCAACTTGTTTAATATATATGTCTAACATTAGTTAACGTTACATGCAGATATCAGAGATAATTTATCGTGTCTAGTGAACAGTGAACACTAAAGATAGTAGTTAGTTAACTTTACATGCAGATATCAGAGATAATTTATCGTGTCTAGTGAACAGTGAACACTAAAGATAGTAGTTAGTTAACGTTACATGCTGAATTACTGAATGTTGGTGGTCTTGACTCACGATGTCCTGGATAATGTTTCACATGACACTCAGTGCAGCCAGGGTGAATCATGTGACTATCAGTGATCTCTTGTTGTCTGACTACTAAGATCCCGGAAAACATTTCGATACAATTAACAACCTAACCATCGGTAACTGCTGTAAGCCTACTTGAAATTCAGTAGATATCTGAACAGAATCGTGGATTCAGTGAGAACCTACGTATACCTCAATATAAACCTAAATGGAAGCGTTGTGGACTGCAACCACATACCAACTAAAGTGTTTCTTATCAACCTTCCAaattgatggtgtgtgtgtgtgtgtgtgtgtgtgtgtgtgtgtgtgtgtgtgtgtgtgtgtgtgtgtgtgtcagacctgGAGTGGGTGTCCAAGGTGCGGGTGAACACCCAGGCAGTGCTGAAGAGAGCTCATCAGATCCAAGGACGCAACAAGAACAAGAAACAGTGGCAGGTAGGAGCTTTGGGGTTagcttttgtgtgtgtctgtgtgtgtgtgtgataccttcATCTCCAATGTTTTCCTATAAGTCTCATAAGAAGACCCACAAGATGAAAGGATAAAGTGATGCTCAGTTTGTATCCTACTATTGTAATCAGGATATGCAGTATTCTCAGTTTGTATCCTACTATTAGAATCAGGATGTACAGTATTCTCAGTTTGTATCCTACTATTAGAATCAGGATATGCAGTATTCTCAGTTTGTATCCTACTATTAGAATCAGGATGTACAGTATTCTCAGTTTGTATCCTACTATTAGAATAAGTATATGCAGTATTCTCAGTTTGTATCCTACTATTAGAATCAGGATATGCAGTATTCTCAGTTTGTATCCTACTATTAGAATCAGGATATGCAGTATTCTCAGTTTGTATTAGAATCAGGATATACAGTATTCTCAGGTTGTATTAGAATCAGGATATGCAGTATTCTCAGTTTGTATTAGAATAAGGATATGCAGTATTCTCAGGTTGTATTAGAATCAGGATATGCAGTATTCTCAGTTTGTATTAGAATCAGGATATACAGTATTCTCAGGTTGTATTAGAATCAGGATATGCAGTATTCTCAGTTTGTATCCTACTATTAGAATAAGTATGTACAGTATTCTCAGTTTGTATCCTACTATTAGAATCAGGATGTACAGTATTCTCAGTTTGTATCCTACTATTAGAATAAGTATATACAGTATTCTCAGTTTGTATCCTACTATTAGAATAAGGATATACAGTATTCTCAGTTTGTATCCTACTATTAGAATCAGGATGTACAGTATTCTCAGTTTGTATCCTACTATTAGAATAAGTATATACAGTATTCTCAGTTTGTATCCTACTATTAGAATCAGGATATACATTATGTCTGGTGTGGTTTTGTATGTTATCTAGTGTTGAAGTGTTGTCCACACCAACCGCTTGTATTGAGAACAAACAGTTAAACACCCCGGGATGAGTTGACATCTGGCTCTGTGTTACAACATTACCCAtaatgctctctgtctgtctccaggcgGCGTGGCTTCTGCGGGCGGTCACCTGTATTGACCTGACGACCCTGGCTGGTGACGACACGCCCGGCAACGTCCACCGGCTGTGTATGAAGGCTACCCAGCCTGTACGCAACGACCTGCTGAAGAGCATGGACATGCAGGACaaaggtagtggggtgggtgtctGTCATACTACTTATTGACTAGAGGGCGACATGCTCCTTATTGAGCCACTAGAGGGCGACGTGCCCCTTATTTTGCCCACTAGAGGGCGACGTGCTCCTTATTTTGCCCACTAGAGGGCGGCGTGCTCCTTATTTTGCCCACTAGAGGGCGGCGTGCTCCTTATTTTGCCCACTAGAGGGCGGCGTGCTCCTTATTTTGCCCACTAGAGGGCGACGTGCTCCTTATTTAGCCACTAGAGGGCGACGTGCTCCTTATTTTGCCCACTAGAGGGCGACGTGCTCCTTATTTTGCCCACTAGAGGGCGACGTGCTCCTTATTTTGCCCACTAGAGGGCGACGTGCTCCTTATTTTGCCCACTAGAGGGCGACGTGCTCCTTATTTTGCCCACTAGAGGGCGACGTGCTCCTTATTTTGCCCACTAGAGGGCGACGTGCTCCTTATTTTGCCCACTAGAGGGCGACGTGCTCCTTATTTTGCCCACTAGAGGGCGAAGTGCTCCTTATTTAGCCACTAGAGGGCGAAGTGCTCCTTATTTAGCCACTAGAGGGCGACGTGCTCCTTATTTAGCCACTAGAGGGCGACGTGCTCCTTATTTTGCCCACTAGAGGGCGACGTGCTCCTTCTTGAGCCATTAGAGGGCGACGTGCTCCTTATTGAGCCACTAGAGGGCGACGTGCTCCTTATTGAGCCACTAGAGGGCGACGTGCTCCTTATTGAGCCACTAGAGGGCGACGTGCTCCTTATTGAGCCACTAGAGGGCGACGTGCTCCTTATTGAGCCACTAGAGGGCGACGTGCTCCTTATTGAGCCACTAGAGGGCGACGTGCTCCTTATTGAGCCACTAGAGGGCGACGTGCTCCTTATTGAGCCACTAGAGGGCGACGTGCTCCTTATTGAGCCACTAGAGGGCGACGTGCTCCTTATTGAGCCACTAGAGGGCGACGTGCTCCTTATTGAGCCACTAGAGGGCGACGTGCTCCTTATTGAGCCACTAGAGGGCGACGTGCTCCTTATTGAGCCACTAGAGGGCGACGTGCTCCTTATTGAGCCACTAGAGGGCGACGTGCTCCTTATTGAGCCACTAGAGGGCGACGTGCTCCTTATTGAGCCACTAGAGGGCGACGTGCTCCTTATTGAGCCACTAGAGGGCGACGTGCTCCTTATTGAGCCACTAGAGGGCGACGTGCTCCTTATTGAGCCACTAGAGGGCGACGTGCTCCTTATTGAGCCACTAGAGGGCGACGTGCTCCTTATTGAGCCACTAGAGGGCGACGTGCTCCTTATTGAGCCACTAGAGGGCGACGTGCTCCTTATTGAGCCACTAGAGGGCGACGTGCTCCTTATTGAGCCACTAGAGGGCGACGTGCTCCTTATTGAGCCACTAGAGGGCGACGTGCTCCTTATTGAGCCACTAGAGGGCGACGTGCTCCTTATTGAGCCACTAGAGGGCGACGTGCTCCTTATTGAGCCACTAGAGGGCGACGTGCTCCTTATTGAGCCACTAGAGGGCGACGTGCTCCTTATTGAGCCACTAGAGGGCGACGTGCTCCTTATTGAGCCACTAGAGGGCGACGTGCTCCTTATTGAGCCACTAGAGGGCGACGTGCTCCTTATTGAGCCACTAGAGGGCGACGTGCTCCTTATTGAGCCACTAGAGGGCGACGTGCTCCTTATTGAGCCACTAGAGGGCGACGTGCTCCTTATTGAGCCACTAGAGGGCGACGTGCTCCTTATTGAGCCACTAGAGGGCGACGTGCTCCTTATTGAGCCACTAGAGGGCGACGTGCTCCTTATTGAGCCACTAGAGGGCGACGTGCTCCTTATTGAGCCACTAGAGGGCGACGTGCTCCTTATTGAGCCACTAGAGGGCGACGTGCTCCTTATTGAGCCACTAGAGGGCGACGTGCTCCTTATTGAGCCACTAGAGGGCGACGTGCTCCTTATTGAGCCACTAGAGGGCGACGTGCTCCTTATTGAGCCACTAGAGGGCGACGTGCTCCTTATTGAGCCACTAGAGGGCGACGTGCTCCTTATTGAGCCACTAGAGGGCGACGTGCTCCTTATTGAGCCACTAGAGGGCGACGTGCTCCTTATTGAGCCACTAGAGGGCGACGTGCTCCTTATTGAGCCACTAGAGGGCGACGTGCTCCTTATTGAGCCACTAGAGGGCGACGTGCTCCTTATTGAGCCACTAGAGGGCGACGTGCTCCTTATTGAGCCACTAGAGGGCGACGTGCTCCTTATTGAGCCACTAGAGGGCGACGTGCTCCTTATTGAGCCACTAGAGGGCGACGTGCTCCTTATTGAGCCACTAGAGGGCGACGTGCTCCTTATTTTGCCCACTAGAGGGCGACATAGGCCTATCGTGTGAAACATAAGAGTATCTTTGGTGTGTTAGCAAAGAGTGAAGAGTAACTAAATGTACTGGTTGTATCTGTGTATCTAGGTGTGACTACTGCAGCAGTGTGCGTGTACCCGTCTCGTGTGGCTGATGCTGTGAAGTCACTGAAAGCAGCCAACTCCAGCCTACCTGTCGCctcaggtaagagagagagagaggaggaagtttACCTCCGTATCATTCCGTAGTTGGACAGTCCAGGTCTATGTTGTCAATTCCATCATCCTCTGATTGGTTGTGtgtttctttgttatttttgatTTATTGATCGATTCATATATGTAATTATAAACTGGgaggtttgagccctgaatgctgattggctgacagccatggtatatcagaccgtataccacgggtgtgaccaaacatgtatttttactgctctaactacgttagtaaccagtttataatagcaataaggcacctcaggggtttgtgatatatgaccaatataccacggctaagagctgtaACCAGGCACTCAGCGTTGCGTCGTGCTTTAGAAAACCCCTtagacgtggtatattggccatataccacacctcctcgggccttactGCTTAATTATAACACATACACGGCACATACAGCCACAACACGAAAGAAATAACAAAGGACATGGAAAAACTATAGATAGTGACTCAGCAAAGCCACTGTCTTCTCTTTGTCCATCCTGCTGCTCCTCTCCCCAGTGGCGACAGGCTTCCCTGCGGGCCAGACCTCTCTGAAGACCAGGCTGGAGGAGGTCCGTATGGCTGTAGAGGATGGAGCTATGGAGATAGATATAGTGATTAACAGGACTCTGGCCCTCACTGGACAGTGGGAAGGTATGGTATATATTATTATAGACACTCACCGgacactttattaggtacatctGGCTAGTATCGGTGTCGGACCACCCTTTGCTTCCTGAACAGCCTGTTAACatacatacagtcagctggaacatgtaaacatacagtcagctggaacatgtaaacatatacagtcagctggaacatgtaaacatacagtcaactggaacatgtaaacatacagtcagctggaacatgtaaacatacagtcagctggaacatgtaaacacacagtcagtcagctggaacatgtaaacatacagtcaactggaacatgtaaacatacagtcaactggaacatgtaaaaatacagtcagctggaacatgtaaacatatacagtcagctggaacatgtaaacatacagtcaactggaacatgtaaacatatacagtcagctggaacatgtaaacatacagtcaactggaacatgtaaacatacagtcaactggaacatgtaaacatatacagtcaactggaacatgtaaacatacagtcaactggaacatgtaaacatacagtcaactggaacatgtaaacatatacagtcagctggaacatgtaaacatacagtcagctggaacatgtaaacatacagtcagctggaacatgtaaacatacagtcagctggaacatgtaaacatatacagtcagctggaacatgtaaacatatacagtcagctggaacatgtaaacatacagtcagctggaacatgtaaacatacagtcagctggaacatgtaaacatatacagtcagctggaacatgtaaacatacagtcagctggaacatgtaaacatacagtcaactggaacatgtaaacatatacagtcagctgaaacatgtaaacatacagtcagctggaacatgtaaacatacagtcagctggaacatgtaaacatacagtcaactggaacatgtaaacatacagtcaactggaacatgtaaacatacagtcaactggaacatgtaaacatacagtcaactggaacatgtaaacatacagtcaactggaacatgtaaacatacagtcaactggaacatgtaaacatacagtcaactggaacatgtaaacatacagtcagctggaacatgtaaacatacagtcagctggaacatgtaaacatacagtcagctggaacatgtaaacatatacagtcagctggaacatgtaaacatatacagtcagctggaacatgtaaacatatacagtcagctggaacatgtaaacatatacagtcagctggaacatgtaaacatatacagtcagctggaacatgtaaacatacagtcagctggaacatgtaaacatatacagtcaactggaacatgtaaacatacagtcagctggaacatgtaaacatacagtcagctggaacatgtaaacacacagtcagtcagctggaacatgtaaacacacagtcagtcagctggaacatgtaaacatacagtcaactggaacatgtaaacatacagtcaactggaacatgtaaacatacagtcagtcagctggaacatgtaaacatacagtcagctggaacatgtaaacacacagtcagtcagctggaacatgtaaacatacagtcaactggaacatgtaaacatacagtcagctggaacatgtaaacatacagtcaactggaacatgtaaacacacagtcagtcagctggaacatgtaaacatacagtcaactggaacatgtaaacatacagtcaactggaacatgtaaaaatacagtcagctggaacatgtaaacatatacagtcagctggaacatgtaaacatacagtcaactggaacatgtaaacatatacagtcagctggaacatgtaaacatacagtcaactggaacatgtaaacatatacagtcaactggaacatgtaaacatatacagtcaactggaacatgtaaacatatacagtcaactggaacatgtaaacatatacagtcagctggaacatgtaaacatacagtcagctggaacatgtaaacatacagtcaactggaacatgtaaacatacagtcaactggaacatgtaaacatacagtcagctggaacatgtaaacatatacagtcagctggaacatgtaaacatacagtcaactggaacatgtaaacatacagtcaactggaacatgtaaacatacagtcagctggaacatgtaaacatacagtcagtcaactggaacatgtaaacatacagtcagtcagctggaacatgtaaacatacagtcagtcagctggaacatgtaaacatacagtcagtcagctggaacatgtaaacatacagtcaactggaacatgtaaacatacagtcagtcagttggaacatgtaaacatacagtcaactggaacatgtaaacatacagtcagtcagctggaacatgtaaacatacagtcaactggaacatgtaaacatacagtcaactggaacatgtaaacacacagtcagtcagctggaacatgtaaacatacagtcaactggaacatgtaaacatacagtcaactggaacatgtaaacatacagtcaactggaacatgtaaacatacagtcagctggaacatgtaaacatagtcagctggaacatgtaaacatacagtcagctggaacatgtaaacatacagtcagctggaacatgtaaacatatacagtcagctggaacatgtaaacatacagtcagctgggacatgtaaacatacagtcaactgggacatgtaaacatacagtcagtcaactggaacatgtaggcatacactaccgttcaaaagtttggggtcacttagaaatgtccttttttttgtccattaaaataacatcaaattgatcagatatACAGTGTACATATACCATTTtgccattgttaatgttgtaaatgactattgtagctggaaacagcagatttttttatggaatatctacgtaggtgtacagaggtccattatcagcatccatcactcctgtgttccaatggcacgttgtgttagctaatccaagtttatcattttaaaaggctaattgatcattagaaaacccttttgcctttgttagcacagctgaaaactgttgtcctgatttaaagaagcaataaaactggcctttagactagttgagtatctggagcgtcagcatttgtgggttcgattacaggctcaaaatggccagaaacaaagaactttcttctgaaactcatcagtctattcttgttctgagaaatgaaggctattccatgcgagaaattgccaagaaactgaagttctcgtacagcgctgtgtactactcccttcacagaacagcgcaaactggctctaaccagaatagaaagaggagtgggaggccccggtgcacaactgagcaagaggaaaagtacattggagtgtctagtttgagaaacagatgcctcacaagtcctcaactggcagcttcattaaatagtacccgtaaaacaccagtctcaacgtcaacagtgaagaggtgactccaggatgctggccttctaggcagagttgtaaagaaaaagccatatctcagactggctaattaaaagaaaagattaagatgggtaaAAGAACACAGGCACTGGACAGAGGAGCTCTGCCTtgaaggtcagcatcccggagtcacctcttcactgttgacgttgagactggtctctctctctcaaagctgtcatcaatatatttagatttctttaacacttttttggttactacatgattccatacgtgttatataaaaataaagaaaaccccttgaatgagtatgtgtaaaaaaaaaattgtccggcaGTGTACATAAAACATATTAAATAGCTATGGTGTTGCTATGGCAGTATGAACTATGATGTTGCTATGGCAGTATGAACTATGATGTTGCTATGGCAGTATGAACTATGATGTTGCTATGGCAGTATGATGTTATGGCAGTATGAACTATGATGTTGCTATGGCAGTATGAACTATGATGTTGCTATGGCAGTATGATGTTATGGCAGTATGAACTATGATGTTGCTATGGCAGTATGAGCTATGGTGTTGCTATGACAGTATGAGCTATGGTGTTGCTATGGCAGTATGAGCTATGATGTTGCTATGGCAGTATGAGCTATGATGTTGCTATGACAGTATGAGCTATGATGTTGCTATGGCAGTATGAGCTATGGTGTTGCTATGGCAGTATGAGCTATGGTGTTGCTATGACAGTGAGCTATGATGTTGCTATGGCAGTATGAGCTATGGTGTTGCTATGACAGTGAGCTATGatgtgtctatgacagtatgaACTATGATGTTGCTATGACAGTATGAGCTATGGTGTTGCTATGGCAGTATGAGCTATGATGTTGCTATGGCAGTATGAGCTATGATGTTGCTATGGCAGTATGAGCTATGGTGTTGCTATGGCAGTATGAGCTATGATGTTGCTATGGCAGTGTGAGCTATGGTGTTGCTATGACAGTATGAGCTATGATGTTGCTATGGCAGTATGAGCTATGATGTTGCTATGGCGGTATGAGCTATGATGTTGCTATGGCAGTATGATGTTATGGCAGTATGAACTATGATGTTGCTATGGCAGTATGAGCTATGATGTTGCTATGGCAGTATGTTGCTATGGCAGTATGAACTACGATGTTGCTATGATGTTGCTATGGCAGTATGAGCTATGGTGTTGCTATGGCGGTATGAGCTATAGTGTTGTTATGGCAGTATGAGCTATGGTGTTGCTATGGCAGTATGAGCTATGATGTTGCTATGGCGGTATGAGCTATGATGTTGCTATGGCAGTATGAGCTATGATGTTGCTATGGCAGTATGTTGCTATGGCAGTATGAACTACGATGTTGCTATGATGTTGCTATGGCAGTATGAGCTATGGTGTTGCTATGGCGGTATGAGCTATAGTGTTGCTATGGCAGTATGAGCTATGGTGTTGCTATGGCAGTATGAGCTATGATGTTGCTATGGCGGTATGAGCTATGATGTTGCTATGGCAGTATGATGTTATGGCAGTATGAACTATGATGTTGCTATGGCAGTATGAGCTATGATGTTGCTATGGCAGTATGTTGCTATGGCAGTATGAACTACGATGTTGCTATGATGTTGCTATGGCAGTATGAGCTATGGTGTTGCTATGGCGGTATGAGCTATAGTGTTGCTATGGCAGTATGAGCTATGGTGTTGCTATGACAGTGAAGGTGTGTGGTGGAGTGTCTCTCCTCAGTAAAGTTTCCATTTCAatcccctctgtctcctcagtAAAGTTTCCATCTCAatcccctctgtctcctcagtAAAGTTTCCATTTcaatcccctctgtctctcctcagccGTGTACGATGAGGTGTGTCAGTTCAGAGAGGCCTGCGGGGAGGCTCACATGAAGTCCATCCTGGCTATAGGAGAGCTGGGGACCTACACCAACGTCTACAAGGCTAG is part of the Salvelinus fontinalis isolate EN_2023a chromosome 39, ASM2944872v1, whole genome shotgun sequence genome and harbors:
- the dera gene encoding deoxyribose-phosphate aldolase produces the protein MSARNPGMPLDLEWVSKVRVNTQAVLKRAHQIQGRNKNKKQWQAAWLLRAVTCIDLTTLAGDDTPGNVHRLCMKATQPVRNDLLKSMDMQDKGVTTAAVCVYPSRVADAVKSLKAANSSLPVASVATGFPAGQTSLKTRLEEVRMAVEDGAMEIDIVINRTLALTGQWEAVYDEVCQFREACGEAHMKSILAIGELGTYTNVYKASLVAMMAGSDFIKTSTGKESVNATYPVAIVMVRAIRDYFLKTGHKVGFKPAGGIRTANESLVWLTLMKEELGDEWLSPGLFRLGASSLLADIERQISHYVTGRYAAYHQMPMA